In Fusarium oxysporum f. sp. lycopersici 4287 chromosome 2, whole genome shotgun sequence, a genomic segment contains:
- a CDS encoding hypothetical protein (At least one base has a quality score < 10), producing the protein MTVLGDQLTEVTFTRVLLFGSLFLLVSFIVDLLTQPRYPSEIPVLGHSSEKWFSRIRNSLAYFTQHQAWIGEGYEKYGKNGLPFIAPAPISRPPDVILPRSQIAWMMEQPDRILSASHAHDKILYTEYNFLGKDLAAEPFANRVMHKYLARNLSSAIPAVEDEVNGAVEHALETMMKAAAEKDPKNVDGEGYTKVNLWDLWLAIVPRVTNRLLVGSPACRNPDILKSMVSFTDNVVMNSFLLHGFPQVLHPIIGRLITIPNYLHWRKASHVLLPIIEQRLKHMQRQEAGDPEMKNYTPPEDFITWDIRLAMAEKKPFELDPVVISKRLLPINFAAIHTTVLTGQSWMLDFLSSPPSVLDALRNEILEHKPSEGHWTKQALSSLVRVDSSIRESQRVSNFAANLIERQVIAPEGLHHPDYGWTLPRGAFVTVNLQGTHHDDEIYEDAMSYDPWRYSRVREEWEAKSAEEKQEKEEEAKKIRGLGMVTTSDAHLAFGHGRHACPGRFFVAHELKLIMAAFLLNYDIKTLEKRPKPQWMGATIIPPLDACIEIRKESTT; encoded by the exons ATGACTGTCCTGGGCGACCAATTGACCGAAGTCACCTTCACTCGCGTCTTGCTCTTCGGCTCTCTCTTCTTACTCGTATCGTTCATTGTCGATTTGCTCACTCAACCGCGTTATCCTTCTGAAATTCCAGTTCTTGGTCACAGCTCAGAGAAATGGTTCTCCAGAATCAGGAACAGTCTCGCCTACTtcactcaacaccaagcctgGATTGGCGAAGGCTACGAAAAG TACGGCAAAAATGGCCTTCCGTTCATTGCTCCGGCGCCCATATCGCGTCCTCCAGACGTCATCCTTCCCCGTTCACAAATCGCCTGGATGATGGAGCAACCCGATCGAATCCTCTCAGCATCCCACGCCCACGACAAGATCCTCTACACAGAGTATAACTTCCTCGGGAAAGATCTCGCCGCGGAGCCCTTTGCGAATCGCGTCATGCACAAGTATCTCGCCCGCAACTTGTCATCAGCGATACCAGCAGTCGAAGACGAAGTCAACGGTGCTGTTGAGCATGCACTAGAGACCATGATGAAAGcagctgctgagaaggacCCTAAAAATGTCGATGGTGAAGGCTATACGAAGGTCAATCTCTGGGATCTTTGGCTTGCGATTGTCCCGCGCGTCACAAACCGCCTTCTCGTTGGCAGCCCAGCATGTCGAAACCCTGACATCTTGAAGTCGATGGTGAGCTTCACTGACAACGTTGTAATGAACAGCTTCTTGCTACATGGATTCCCTCAAGTTCTCCATCCGATTATTGGCCGTTTGATCACCATACCAAACTATCTCCATTGGCGCAAGGCATCTCATGTCTTACTGCCCATCATTGAACAGCGCTTGAAACATATGCAGCGTCAGGAGGCTGGCGACCCTGAGATGAAGAACTACACGCCTCCAGAGGACTTCATCACTTGGGATATTCGTCTTGCGatggcagagaagaagccTTTTGAGCTTGATCCCGTTGTCATCTCTAAGCGGCTCTTACCAATCAACTTTGCTGCTATCCACACAACCGTCCTGACAGGTCAATCTTGGATGTTGGACTTCCTTTCTTCCCCACCATCTGTTCTCGATGCACTGCGCAACGAGATCCTCGAACATAAGCCCTCCGAGGGCCACTGGACGAAACAGGCCCTGTCTTCTCTCGTACGCGTCGACTCGTCCATTCGCGAATCCCAGCGTGTAAGTAACTTTGCCGCCAACCTCATCGAGCGGCAAGTTATTGCACCAGAAGGTCTGCATCACCCTGACTACGGATGGACTTTGCCGCGCGGGGCATTCGTGACGGTCAACTTGCAAGGAACGCACCACGATGACGAGATTTATGAGGACGCCATGAGCTATGATCCCTGGCGATACTCACGAGTCCGAGAAGAGTGGGAAGCAAAGTCGGCCGAGGAGAAGCAGgaaaaggaggaggaggccaagaagataaGAGGATTGGGAATGGTGACGACTAGTGATGCCCACTTGGCTTTTGGACACGGTCGACATGCCTG TCCTGGCAGATTCTTCGTTGCTCACgagctcaagctcatcatggctgcATTCCTTCTCAACTACGACATCAAAACACTCGAGAAACGACCAAAGCCCCAATGGATGGGCGCCACGATCATTCCTCCCCTGGACGCATGCATTGAAATTCGCAAAGAAAGCACAACATGA
- a CDS encoding vacuolar protein-sorting protein BRO1 — protein MAQYYQALADDEANQHGIAAGRLQVAEAQAKEAERIARNFPSSVPMSSNLSADCGGFLQEITKRHHSTVQTQLQSALRDNDYVYHQEVPAEASLEAVAKLPAAKPIPVSELYAGQDIQRITGPDLFAKIVPFAVTESASLYDEEKAKLVRAEAERVETANDEMAASLDYLRLPGALQVLKGGFDQDILPDEDFRQWCADVSDQDNPVALFDSLRSEKDSILMILDKSTKQLDMEEGVCEKMRSKYENDWTQQPSSRLTTTLRGDIRHYREALDEASRSDNQLAGKLRQNEMDFDEMRRAAQSGEVDQLFQRAVAQARARGSNATSPAGIEPNLLDDDFEEGPSVVDQINRVEDILKKLNLIKRERNQVLKDLKEKAHNDDISQILILNKKSISNYETQLFEQELEKFRPHQNRLLQANHKQSALMKELTNTFNRLLQDKRVQSEQSKYEAIQRQRSSVINRYKRAYQEFLDLVAGLQSAKNWYTEMRETVESLEKNVDSFVNNRRSEGAQLLNQIEQERSSSKNSQAEMERERLRGLMDRMSIDPSKSSPQPQTQNRPTPPSQYQQGQNPRYPQTNYQGQYQAPNSPPAQQQTLAQQQAYQNFSPPPTTQSFGPPPINTFVQPTYNPSQYGRTPGPTSPPPNQTSFNIGGYRGPASPPPNQTTFGQTQSFGGYGASATPQTQGGYVPPGFVPPPPPPGPPPLGPQQTFHYGNQPNSAHPNSAYPQSAHPQSAAPQQQQQNDPWAGLNAWK, from the exons ATGGCACAATACTATCAAGCCTTAGCGGATGATGAGGCTAACCAGCATGGTATCGCTGCTGGAAGACTGCAAGTTGCCGAGGCCCAAGCAAAGGAAGCTGAGCGCATTGCCAGGAACTTTCCTAGCTCGGTTCCCATGAGCTCGAACCTGAGTGCCGACTGTGGAGGATTTCTTCAGGAAATTACGAAACGACATCACTCGACAGTGCAAACTCAGCTGCAAAGTGCTTTGAGGGATAATGACTATGTGTACCATCAAGAAGTGCCCGCTGAGGCCAGCCTGGAAGCCGTCGCCAAGCTGCCAGCCGCAAAGCCAATTCCTGTCAGCGAGCTATATGCTGGCCAAGACATTCAACGTATCACTGGGCCTGACCTTTTCGCTAAAATTGTGCCGTTTGCTGTTACGGAGTCTGCTAGCTTatatgatgaagagaaagccaAGCTTGTACGAGCTGAGGCAGAACGGGTGGAAACGGCCAATGATGAAATGGCAGCCAGCCTGGATTATTTGAGGCTGCCAGGAGCATTGCAAGTGCTCAAGGGTGGATTCGACCAGGATATCCTGCCTGATGAGGACTTCCGGCAGTGGTGCGCTGATGTTTCTGACCAAGACAACCCGGTAGCCTTGTTCGATTCGCTCCGGTCCGAGAAGGATTCCATCCTCATGATCCTGGATAAGAGCACGAAGCAACTCGATATGGAGGAAGGTGTATGTGAAAAAATGCGATCCAAGTATGAAAACGACTGGACACAGCAGCCAAGCTCGAGACTCACAACAACATTACGGGGCGATATTCGCCATTACCGCGAGGCTTTAGATGAGGCATCAAGGAGTGACAACCAGCTAGCGGGTAAACTTCGACAGAACGAAATGGATTTTGATGAAATGCGACGGGCTGCTCAGTCAGGAGAAGTCGACCAGCTGTTCCAACGTGCCGTTGCACAAGCGCGAGCAAGGGGAAGTAACGCAACAAGCCCAGCTGGCATCGAGCCGAATCTTCTGGATGACGACTTTGAAGAGGGTCCTAGTGTTGTGGATCAGATAAACAGGGTTGAGGATAttctcaagaaactcaacCTTATCAAGCGAGAACGAAACCAGGTGCTGAAGGATTTGAAGGAGAAG GCTCACAACGACGATATTTCCCAGATTCTCATATTGAATAAGAAGTCTATATCTAATTATGAGACGCAGCTTTTCGAGCAAGAGCTGGAAAAGTTCCGGCCTCATCAAAACCGACTTTTGCAAGCCAACCACAAGCAGTCGGCTTTGATGAAGGAGCTCACGAACACGTTCAACAGATTATTGCAGGATAAGCGAGTTCAATCGGAACAGAGCAAATATGAGGCAATCCAGCGGCAGCGATCATCAGTCATCAACCGATATAAGCGCGCATACCAGGAATTTCTGGACCTTGTCGCAGGCTTACAGAGTGCCAAAAATTGGTATACTGAGATGCGCGAGACAGTAGagagcttggagaagaacGTTGACAGCTTTGTCAACAACCGTAGATCAGAGGGCGCGCAGCTACTCAACCAAATTGAGCAGGAGCGGTCATCGAGCAAGAACTCGCAAGCCGAGATGGAGCGAGAGAGACTCAGGGGTCTCATGGACCGAATGTCGATAGACCCTTCCAAGTCATCGCCACAGCCTCAGACGCAAAATCGGCCAACACCCCCCTCGCAGTATCAACAGGGACAGAATCCTCGATATCCGCAAACCAATTATCAAGGCCAGTATCAGGCGCCGAACTCACCTCCGGCGCAGCAACAGACCCTggctcaacaacaagcaTACCAGAACTTTTCTCCGccaccaacaacacaatcGTTCGGACCTCCTCCTATCAACACCTTTGTGCAGCCTACATATAATCCAAGTCAGTATGGACGCACACCGGGACCTACGTCGCCTCCTCCGAATCAAACGTCGTTCAACATTGGAGGCTACCGGGGCCCTGCATCACCGCCTCCTAACCAGACAACGTTCGGACAAACTCAATCATTTGGAGGATACGGAGCTTCAGCTACACCGCAGACACAGGGAGGCTATGTGCCACCTGGATTCGTGCCACCTCCGCCACCCCCTGGGCCACCACCGCTTGGACCTCAGCAGACATTCCATTATGGAAATCAACCTAACAGCGCGCACCCAAATAGTGCTTATCCACAGAGTGCGCATCCTCAATCAGCAGcccctcagcagcagcagcaaaatgATCCTTGGGCAGGGCTGAATGCATGGAAGTAA
- a CDS encoding phosphomannose isomerase type I, whose amino-acid sequence MSTPAASFYQLRCGCNQYPWGKQGSNSLSARLCEKTPGWDGDGKKNFKIDEDKPYAEMWMGTYPVLPSYVASTGEDLQDVLDRYPKELLGEKITSKFGHSKLPYLPKVLSIAKALPLQVHPNKEFSSKKHKEDPGSFTDGNHKPEIALALSEFEAFCGFKPVEAIVDILRQKPLRHFLVAGGATVADEKLSQEGLKQVVKTILTSSDEDIKKAFQAIRELPDSAFTGLNSAIPQVAKKLEKNFPANDPGNLVGLLCMNYMLLQPGEVIYIPAGGIHAYIQGDIIECMARSDNVLNTGFCPKAERDNVDEFCSVLNWEPTTKSQTTLQPETYPGSKEGKTQLFKPPTSEFNVLATDLKSGEREALSEGGPKIMLATRGSASVKANDQSFELSEGHVYFIAQGVKLDITAGSGGLLLHTAVAE is encoded by the coding sequence ATGTCGACACCAGCAGCTTCCTTCTATCAGCTCCGTTGCGGCTGCAACCAATACCCATGGGGTAAACAAGGTTCTAACTCTCTATCTGCACGACTCTGTGAAAAGACGCCGGGATGGGATGgggatggaaagaagaacttcaagaTTGACGAGGACAAGCCATATGCTGAGATGTGGATGGGCACATACCCCGTTTTGCCATCCTATGTCGCTAGCACAGGCGAGGATCTCCAAGACGTTCTGGACCGATACCCTAAGGAACTTTTGGGAGAGAAAATCACTTCAAAGTTCGGACACAGCAAGCTTCCATACCTTCCCAAGGTTCTTTCTATTGCGAAAGCATTGCCATTGCAGGTTCATCCTAACAAGGAATTCTCGAGTAAGAAGCACAAGGAGGACCCAGGCTCATTCACGGATGGCAACCACAAGCCAGAAATCGCCCTCGCATTGTCTGAGTTTGAGGCATTCTGCGGCTTCAAACCTGTCGAGGCTATCGTGGATATCTTACGCCAGAAGCCTTTGAGACACTTCCTTGTCGCCGGTGGCGCAACTGTCGCGGATGAGAAGctcagccaagaaggacTGAAGCAGGTCGTTAAAACTATTTTAACATCATCTGACGAAgacatcaagaaggctttTCAAGCAATCCGAGAACTCCCCGACTCTGCCTTTACGGGACTCAACTCGGCCATTCCACAGGTCGCCAAGAAACTCGAGAAGAATTTCCCAGCAAACGACCCTGGCAACCTAGTCGGACTGTTGTGTATGAACTACATGCTGCTCCAGCCAGGCGAGGTTATCTACATTCCTGCAGGCGGGATTCATGCCTATATCCAGGGCGATATCATTGAATGCATGGCACGTTCTGACAATGTTCTCAACACTGGATTCTGTCCCAAGGCCGAGCGAGACAATGTCGATGAGTTCTGCTCAGTGCTTAACTGGGAGCCCACGACCAAGTCACAGACGACACTGCAGCCAGAAACTTATCCTGGAAGCAAGGAGGGCAAGACCCAGCTCTTCAAGCCACCTACCAGCGAGTTCAACGTGCTTGCGACTGACTTGAAATCTGGTGAGCGCGAGGCATTGAGTGAAGGTGGTCCCAAGATTATGCTTGCTACACGTGGAAGCGCAAGTGTCAAGGCAAACGATCAGTCGTTTGAGTTATCCGAGGGCCATGTGTATTTCATCGCTCAAGGAGTGAAGCTGGATATCACTGCTGGTAGTGGTGGTCTGTTGCTGCATACTGCGGTTGCGGAATGA
- a CDS encoding vacuolar protein-sorting protein BRO1 — MAQSPMISVPLKATNEIDWIEPLKGYIRDTYGDDPERYAEECATLNRLRQDVRGAGKDSTSGRDMLYRYYGQLELLDLRFPVDEQHIKISFTWFDAFTHKSTAQYSLAFEKASIIFNISAVLSCHAAAQDRAEESALKTAYHNFQASAGMFTYINENFLHAPSSDLSRETVKALIHIMLAQAQEVFLEKQIADKKKIGLLAKLAAQAGYLYGQALEGVQENVNKAIFEKVWLLMVQIKTNLLNSMAQYYQALADDEANQHGIAAGRLQVAEAQAKEAERIARNFPSSVPMSSNLSADCGGFLQEITKRHHSTVQTQLQSALRDNDYVYHQEVPAEASLEAVAKLPAAKPIPVSELYAGQDIQRITGPDLFAKIVPFAVTESASLYDEEKAKLVRAEAERVETANDEMAASLDYLRLPGALQVLKGGFDQDILPDEDFRQWCADVSDQDNPVALFDSLRSEKDSILMILDKSTKQLDMEEGVCEKMRSKYENDWTQQPSSRLTTTLRGDIRHYREALDEASRSDNQLAGKLRQNEMDFDEMRRAAQSGEVDQLFQRAVAQARARGSNATSPAGIEPNLLDDDFEEGPSVVDQINRVEDILKKLNLIKRERNQVLKDLKEKAHNDDISQILILNKKSISNYETQLFEQELEKFRPHQNRLLQANHKQSALMKELTNTFNRLLQDKRVQSEQSKYEAIQRQRSSVINRYKRAYQEFLDLVAGLQSAKNWYTEMRETVESLEKNVDSFVNNRRSEGAQLLNQIEQERSSSKNSQAEMERERLRGLMDRMSIDPSKSSPQPQTQNRPTPPSQYQQGQNPRYPQTNYQGQYQAPNSPPAQQQTLAQQQAYQNFSPPPTTQSFGPPPINTFVQPTYNPSQYGRTPGPTSPPPNQTSFNIGGYRGPASPPPNQTTFGQTQSFGGYGASATPQTQGGYVPPGFVPPPPPPGPPPLGPQQTFHYGNQPNSAHPNSAYPQSAHPQSAAPQQQQQNDPWAGLNAWK; from the exons ATGGCACAGTCTCCGATGATCTCGGTACCCCTCAAGGCTACCAACGAGATTGACTGGATTGAGCCTCTGAAGGGCTATATCCGCGATACCTATGGCGATGATCCAGAACGCTATGCAGAGGAGTGCGCGACACTGAATCGCTTGAGACAAGATGTGCGGGGCGCTGGAAAGGATAGCACTTCTGGACGAGATATGCTTTATCGCTACTATGggcagcttgagcttcttgacttaCGGTTTCCTGTTGATGAGCAGCACATCAAGATATCCTTTACATG GTTCGACGCATTCACACACAAATCTACCGCGCAATATTCACTCGCCTTCGAGAAAGCCTctatcatcttcaacatctctgCTGTTCTCTCCTGTCACGCTGCTGCTCAAGACCGCGCCGAAGAGTCCGCTCTCAAGACTGCCTACCACAACTTTCAGGCTTCAGCTGGCATGTTCACTTACATCAACGAGAACTTCCTCCATGCGCCATCATCCGACCTTAGCAGAGAGACTGTCAAGGCACTGATTCATATCATGCTCGCACAGGCTCAGGAAGTATTTCTTGAAAAGCAAATTgctgataagaagaagattgggcTGCTCGCGAAGTTGGCTGCCCAGGCTGGCTATCTATATGGCCAGGCCCTTGAAGGTGTACAGGAAAATGTGAACAAGGCTATTTTTGAGAAAGtgtggctgttgatggtACAG ATCAAAACTAACCTGCTGAACTCTATGGCACAATACTATCAAGCCTTAGCGGATGATGAGGCTAACCAGCATGGTATCGCTGCTGGAAGACTGCAAGTTGCCGAGGCCCAAGCAAAGGAAGCTGAGCGCATTGCCAGGAACTTTCCTAGCTCGGTTCCCATGAGCTCGAACCTGAGTGCCGACTGTGGAGGATTTCTTCAGGAAATTACGAAACGACATCACTCGACAGTGCAAACTCAGCTGCAAAGTGCTTTGAGGGATAATGACTATGTGTACCATCAAGAAGTGCCCGCTGAGGCCAGCCTGGAAGCCGTCGCCAAGCTGCCAGCCGCAAAGCCAATTCCTGTCAGCGAGCTATATGCTGGCCAAGACATTCAACGTATCACTGGGCCTGACCTTTTCGCTAAAATTGTGCCGTTTGCTGTTACGGAGTCTGCTAGCTTatatgatgaagagaaagccaAGCTTGTACGAGCTGAGGCAGAACGGGTGGAAACGGCCAATGATGAAATGGCAGCCAGCCTGGATTATTTGAGGCTGCCAGGAGCATTGCAAGTGCTCAAGGGTGGATTCGACCAGGATATCCTGCCTGATGAGGACTTCCGGCAGTGGTGCGCTGATGTTTCTGACCAAGACAACCCGGTAGCCTTGTTCGATTCGCTCCGGTCCGAGAAGGATTCCATCCTCATGATCCTGGATAAGAGCACGAAGCAACTCGATATGGAGGAAGGTGTATGTGAAAAAATGCGATCCAAGTATGAAAACGACTGGACACAGCAGCCAAGCTCGAGACTCACAACAACATTACGGGGCGATATTCGCCATTACCGCGAGGCTTTAGATGAGGCATCAAGGAGTGACAACCAGCTAGCGGGTAAACTTCGACAGAACGAAATGGATTTTGATGAAATGCGACGGGCTGCTCAGTCAGGAGAAGTCGACCAGCTGTTCCAACGTGCCGTTGCACAAGCGCGAGCAAGGGGAAGTAACGCAACAAGCCCAGCTGGCATCGAGCCGAATCTTCTGGATGACGACTTTGAAGAGGGTCCTAGTGTTGTGGATCAGATAAACAGGGTTGAGGATAttctcaagaaactcaacCTTATCAAGCGAGAACGAAACCAGGTGCTGAAGGATTTGAAGGAGAAG GCTCACAACGACGATATTTCCCAGATTCTCATATTGAATAAGAAGTCTATATCTAATTATGAGACGCAGCTTTTCGAGCAAGAGCTGGAAAAGTTCCGGCCTCATCAAAACCGACTTTTGCAAGCCAACCACAAGCAGTCGGCTTTGATGAAGGAGCTCACGAACACGTTCAACAGATTATTGCAGGATAAGCGAGTTCAATCGGAACAGAGCAAATATGAGGCAATCCAGCGGCAGCGATCATCAGTCATCAACCGATATAAGCGCGCATACCAGGAATTTCTGGACCTTGTCGCAGGCTTACAGAGTGCCAAAAATTGGTATACTGAGATGCGCGAGACAGTAGagagcttggagaagaacGTTGACAGCTTTGTCAACAACCGTAGATCAGAGGGCGCGCAGCTACTCAACCAAATTGAGCAGGAGCGGTCATCGAGCAAGAACTCGCAAGCCGAGATGGAGCGAGAGAGACTCAGGGGTCTCATGGACCGAATGTCGATAGACCCTTCCAAGTCATCGCCACAGCCTCAGACGCAAAATCGGCCAACACCCCCCTCGCAGTATCAACAGGGACAGAATCCTCGATATCCGCAAACCAATTATCAAGGCCAGTATCAGGCGCCGAACTCACCTCCGGCGCAGCAACAGACCCTggctcaacaacaagcaTACCAGAACTTTTCTCCGccaccaacaacacaatcGTTCGGACCTCCTCCTATCAACACCTTTGTGCAGCCTACATATAATCCAAGTCAGTATGGACGCACACCGGGACCTACGTCGCCTCCTCCGAATCAAACGTCGTTCAACATTGGAGGCTACCGGGGCCCTGCATCACCGCCTCCTAACCAGACAACGTTCGGACAAACTCAATCATTTGGAGGATACGGAGCTTCAGCTACACCGCAGACACAGGGAGGCTATGTGCCACCTGGATTCGTGCCACCTCCGCCACCCCCTGGGCCACCACCGCTTGGACCTCAGCAGACATTCCATTATGGAAATCAACCTAACAGCGCGCACCCAAATAGTGCTTATCCACAGAGTGCGCATCCTCAATCAGCAGcccctcagcagcagcagcaaaatgATCCTTGGGCAGGGCTGAATGCATGGAAGTAA
- a CDS encoding threonine aldolase, which produces MTCGVLKMHKLDKYKKTLIVHQNILLPHHQTQHHKLKMPSLTTPESPFTPKVQAKLLASREKASRDFRSDVVTVPVEEMMTSILEASVNDDIYDPEGDPSVKALEARLVELTGMEAALWAVSGTQGNQICLRTHLTQPPHGVLLDHRAHVHCWESGALPVISQASVTTVHAENGVHLTLEDVKKNIIADGNIHFPPTRVVSLENTLSGTILPLADAQAISNYVRSFPVPEGQKPIAMHLDGARVFDGVIGEGVDLKAYAACFDSISICLAKGIGAPMGSVILGKKPFIERAKWFRKMLGGGTRQPGMMAAAALSALEYSIPRFPSVHAMTKDASARLEAVGYKFTLPVQTNMILLDLEAAEIPPAAFVEYCAKEDVSVFPMARLVFHHQTSEVAVDKLVTALTRLMEDKRNGVTLNDGEAHGGYS; this is translated from the exons ATGACATGTGGGGTATTGAAGATGCATAAACtagataaatataaaaagaccCTGATAGTCCATCAAAATATTCTCCTACCTCACCACCAAACACAGCATCACAAGCTCAAAATGCCTTCCTTAACCACCCCCGAATCCCCATTCACCCCAAAAGTCCAAGCCAAGTTGCTTGCCAGCCGGGAGAAAGCCTCTCGCGACTTCCGCTCAGATGTCGTTACCGTCCCCgttgaggagatgatgacATCTATTCTCGAGGCCTCGGTAAACGACGATATCTACGATCCTGAAGGCGACCCCTCTGTCAAGGCTCTCGAGGCTCGACTTGTCGAGTTGACGGGCATGGAGGCTGCTCTATGGGCTGTTTCTGGTACTCAGGGGAACCAAATTTGTTTGAGAACGCATCTTACCCAACCGCCGCATGGTGTACTGCTGGATCATAGGGCACATGTGCATTGCTGGGAGAGTGGTGCTCTGCCGGTGATTTCGCAGGCGAGTGTCACGACGGTTCATGCAGAGAATGGGGTGCATCTGACCTTGGAGGATGTTAAGAAGAATATCATCGCGGACGGGAACA TTCATTTCCCACCTACGAGGGTCGTGTCCCTTGAGAATACCCTCTCAGGCACTATCCTACCCCTTGCTGATGCCCAAGCCATCTCAAACTATGTCCGTTCATTCCCTGTACCGGAAGGCCAGAAGCCTATTGCCATGCATCTCGATGGAGCTCGTGTCTTTGACGGCGTCATCGGAGAAGGTGTTGATCTGAAGGCCTACGCAGCCTGCTTTGACAGTATATCCATCTGTCTAGCCAAAGGCATCGGTGCTCCAATGGGCAGCGTCATCCTCGGCAAGAAGCCCTTTATTGAGCGGGCAAAGTGGTTCAGGAAAATGTTGGGAGGAGGAACTCGACAACCGGGCATGATGGCCGCTGCAGCTCTATCAGCGCTTGAGTACAGCATCCCGAGGTTTCCGTCTGTGCACGCCATGACGAAGGATGCTTCTGCGAGACTCGAAGCAGTGGGATACAAGTTCACACTTCCTGTTCAGACCAACATGATTCTGCTGGATCTGGAAGCCGCTGAGATTCCACCCGCGGCATTCGTTGAGTATTGCGCAAAGGAGGATGTTTCGGTCTTCCCCATGGCCAGGCTCGTCTTTCATCATCAGACGTCTGAAGTGGCTGTTGATAAGTTGGTGACGGCGTTGACAAGGTTGATGGAGGACAAGCGTAACGGCGTGACTCTTAATGACGGAGAGGCCCACGGAGGGTACAGCTAG
- a CDS encoding L-lactate dehydrogenase (cytochrome), which yields MVLKGGEVAEHNSAKSCWVIVHGKAYDVTEFLPEHPGGQKIILKYAGKDATEEYEPIHPPDTLDKYLDASKHLGPVDMGTVQQEKKEVDPEEEERLQRIEQKPLLSQCYNLFDFEAVARRVMSKTAWGYYSSAADDEITMRENHSAFHRIWFRPQILVDVENIDFSTTMLGTKTDIPVYVTATALGKLGNPEGEVVLTRAAAKHNIIQMIPTLASCSFDEIVDAKAGDQIQWLQLYVNKDRAITKKIVQHAEKRGCKGLFITVDAPQLGRREKDMRSKFTDPGSHVQEGTDTDNSQGAARAISTFIDPALSWKDIAWFQSITSMPIILKGVQRVEDVLKAIDYGCQGVVLSNHGGRQLEFARSAIEVLAETMPVLRERGLENKIEIFIDGGIRRGTDILKALCLGARGVGIGRPFLYAMSAYGEAGVVRAMQLLKDELEMNMRLIGASTIEDLHPGMLDLRSLFQHSAVPSDNLSSTVYDPLSVPAQRPKAGPKQDAPKAKL from the exons ATGGTGTTAAAAGGCGGCGAGGTTGCTGAGCACAACAGCGCAAAGTCGTGCTGGGTTATCGTTCAC GGTAAAGCATATGATGTGACAGAATTTCTGCCAG AACACCCTGGAGGTCAAAAGATCATCCTCAAATACGCT GGTAAAGATGCTACCGAAGAATACGAACCAATTCATCCTCCCGACACCCTCGACAAGTATCTTGATGCCTCCAAGCATCTCGGCCCTGTCGATATGGGCACCGTtcagcaggagaagaaggaggtagACCCCGAGGAAGAGGAACGTCTGCAGCGCATTGAGCAGAAGCCTCTTCTGTCGCAATGCTATAACCTCTTCGATTTTGAGGCCGTCGCTCGACGTGTGATGTCAAAGACTGCATGGGGATACTACTCCAGCGCTGCCGACGATGAGATT ACAATGCGAGAGAACCACAGCGCATTCCATCGCATCTGGTTTCGTCCTCAAATTCTCGTCGATGTGGAAAATATCGACTTCTCAACTACCATGCTCGGCACAAAAACAGACATCCCCGTTTATGTAACAGCCACAGCCCTCGGTAAACTTGGAAACCCAGAGGGTGAAGTCGTCCTCACCCGCGCCGCAGCAAAGCACAACATCATTCAGATGATCCCCACTCTTGCATCATGCTCCTTCGACGAGATTGTGGACGCAAAAGCAGGCGATCAGATCCAGTGGCTGCAGCTCTACGTCAACAAGGACCGTGCCATCACTAAGAAGATTGTGCAACATGCTGAGAAGCGCGGTTGCAAGGGTCTCTTCATTACCGTTGATGCGCCCCAGCTGGGACGTCGCGAGAAGGATATGAGATCTAAGTTTACCGATCCTGGTTCCCATGTCCAAGAGGGCACAGATACGGATAACAGCCAAGGTGCTGCGCGCGCTATCTCGACATTCATTGACCCTGCACTGAGCTGGAAGGACATTGCGTGGTTCCAGAGTATTACATCCATGCCTATCATCCTCAAGGGTGTCCAGCGCGTCGAAGATGTCCTCAAGGCTATTGACTACGGCTGCCAGGGCGTTGTTCTCTCCAACCACGGAGGTCGTCAGCTTGAGTTTGCCCGATCCGCCATTGAAGTCCTCGCTGAGACAATGCCTGTTCTACGCGAGCGTGGTCTCGAGAACAAGATTGAGATTTTCATCGATGGCGGAATCCGCCGTGGAACTgatatcctcaaggctcTCTGCCTAGGTGCTCGTGGCGTTGGTATCGGACGACCCTTCCTGTACGCCATGAGTGCTTATGGTGAGGCTGGTGTCGTACGAGCTATGCAGCTGCTGAAGGATGAGCTGGAAATGAACATGCGCCTCATTGGTGCTAGCACTATCGAGGATTTGCATCCCGGTATGCTTGACCTGCGAAGTCTATTCCAGCATTCTGCTGTGCCATCGGATAACCTTTCATCTACTGTGTATGATCCTTTGTCTGTGCCTGCTCAGAGACCCAAGGCTGGACCCAAGCAGGACGCCCCCAAAGCGAAACTCTAG